The proteins below are encoded in one region of Brevinematales bacterium:
- a CDS encoding class I SAM-dependent methyltransferase: MFYDDVSDFYDDMTGYNEELELTRAAIEGFIKKYPASNLLDSACGTGIYAIAAAKTGIKATGADLSENMIAKAKINSARENVPVKWLTGDIRELNAAETGKFDMILCMGNSLPHFLSTDDLRDAFGVWKSLLNPGGVLVVEFLNYTKILERKERVIYIDKKNKREYIRFYDFIDDRSLMFNILEVEWADVKAGHRLFSMELHPYQYEEVVGIAEETGFIIDGIFTDLSCTQFDSRKSGIVLIVCKIS, translated from the coding sequence ATGTTTTATGACGACGTCTCGGATTTTTATGACGATATGACCGGATATAACGAGGAACTTGAGCTGACGCGGGCGGCAATCGAGGGGTTTATTAAAAAGTATCCCGCATCAAATCTTCTCGATTCCGCATGCGGGACTGGAATATACGCTATTGCCGCGGCAAAGACGGGGATTAAGGCGACCGGGGCTGACCTATCGGAAAACATGATCGCGAAAGCGAAAATAAATTCCGCCCGCGAGAATGTCCCTGTAAAATGGCTGACCGGCGACATCAGGGAACTCAATGCGGCGGAGACAGGCAAATTCGATATGATTCTCTGTATGGGGAATTCCCTGCCGCATTTTCTCTCGACGGACGATTTGAGGGACGCATTCGGGGTCTGGAAAAGCCTCCTCAATCCGGGCGGGGTTCTCGTGGTGGAATTCCTGAACTATACGAAAATTCTTGAGAGGAAAGAAAGGGTCATTTATATCGATAAAAAAAACAAGAGAGAATATATCCGGTTCTATGATTTTATCGACGACCGGTCGCTCATGTTTAATATCTTAGAGGTAGAGTGGGCGGATGTCAAGGCCGGTCACCGTTTATTCTCGATGGAACTCCATCCTTATCAATACGAGGAGGTTGTCGGGATCGCCGAGGAAACAGGTTTTATTATTGATGGAATATTTACCGATTTGTCCTGTACGCAATTCGATTCGCGGAAATCCGGCATTGTACTCATCGTTTGTAAAATATCATAG
- a CDS encoding ATP-binding protein encodes MYYKEFPSDFSKVRAYTSYIVQYAPDLYKEVNLLEQQISELIKNGIEHGNKLDPNKKIRVWFDFNKRAKVIVEDEGVGFGLLQDWNKFSLNRTICLVSQDFEHFADLVAWKGPESNEMDGGNALFAALEYWNGGFIYNGRGNKVVAVRYFPDNPEYKKYI; translated from the coding sequence ATGTATTACAAAGAGTTCCCAAGTGATTTTTCAAAAGTTCGCGCTTATACCTCGTATATCGTCCAGTACGCTCCCGATTTGTATAAGGAAGTCAACCTCCTCGAACAGCAGATCAGCGAGCTGATCAAGAACGGAATTGAACACGGTAACAAGCTCGACCCGAATAAAAAGATTCGCGTCTGGTTCGATTTCAATAAGCGCGCGAAAGTCATTGTCGAGGACGAGGGTGTCGGTTTCGGCCTGCTTCAGGACTGGAACAAGTTCTCCCTGAACCGGACAATTTGTCTCGTATCGCAGGATTTCGAGCATTTCGCCGACCTGGTCGCATGGAAGGGTCCCGAATCGAACGAGATGGACGGCGGTAACGCGTTGTTCGCCGCGTTGGAATACTGGAACGGCGGGTTTATCTACAACGGGCGCGGCAATAAAGTGGTCGCGGTCAGGTACTTCCCCGACAACCCGGAATACAAGAAATATATCTAA